From the Solanum pennellii chromosome 4, SPENNV200 genome, one window contains:
- the LOC107017790 gene encoding protein MODIFIED TRANSPORT TO THE VACUOLE 1, whose translation MDSSRRAVESYWRSRMIDGATSDEDKVTPVYKLEEICELLRSSHSSIVKEVSEFILKRLQHKSPIIKQKALRVIKYAVGKSGPEFTREMQRNSVAIRQLIHYKGQPDPLKADALNKAVRETAQEALSALFSSQDTKPPTENLNLGGRIQGFGNTSYEIHDDKRSFLSDVVGATIKQGLNTLTQSPPLKKNDTGTYTSPNLQSSLTTQPDTSHNHTSRFSTNPASATWTHTETTTKPHSAEKTREDRLLETIATSGGVRLQPTRDALQVFLLEASKLDALALTHALESKLQSPSWQVRVKAICVLEAILRKKDDAHFGTMASYFTENRDVVVKCYESPQASLREKANKVLSLLNDGQTADAVAHVDRSANACNPAVQMPDLIDTDNSDYLFGADNLTNMQSSEGIKIASTSATPLMDDLFGDKSGSSFSSSQKKNDDDPFADVSFHTSNEKAPEADLFSGMTVDKSDATEIHSVNNRNGPELFDIFGSSVEVPREPNNSRKDVPDLMNSLSLNGNESSMEQNGSSGATPYQNIFQEPTIDPRHQASNDVMNSILSSQAGGVIANPMFPLGSMQDNLPPGFVLNPSFAPQALNYNAMGNIFAQQQLLATLSSYQQLGSMHSSTSASHAADSAEVYGSALPDIFNASISKQTPTSLMNTSKKEDTKAFDFISDHLAAARDPKRVI comes from the exons ATGGATTCAAGCAGGAGGGCGGTAGAGTCGTATTGGAGGTCACGGATGATCGATGGAGCGACCTCTGATGAAGATAAAGTGACGCCTGTTTACAAATTGGAGGAGATTTGTGAGTTGCTTAGATCCTCACATTCCTCTATTGTTAAAGAAGTATCTGAATTCATCCTCAAACGTCTCCAACACAAATCCCCAATTATCAAGCAAAAG GCTCTCAGAGTGATCAAATATGCCGTCGGAAAATCTGGTCCAGAATTCACAAGGGAGATGCAAAGAAATTCAGTCGCTATACGCCAGTTAATTCACTACAAAGGTCAACCCGACCCTTTGAAGGCTGATGCACTCAATAAAGCAGTCCGTGAAACAGCGCAGGAAGCATTATCTGCTCTATTTTCTTCACAAGACACTAAACCTCCCACAGAAAATCTAAATCTTGGTGGCAGGATACAAGGCTTTGGTAATACCAGTTATGAAATCCATGATGATAAGAGGTCTTTCCTCAGTGACGTTGTTGGTGCTACAATTAAACAAGGACTTAATACTCTTACACAATCTCCTCCTCTCAAAAAGAATGATACTGGAACTTATACAAGTCCAAATCTTCAGAGCTCATTGACAACTCAACCTGACACTTCTCACAATCATACTTCTCGCTTTTCAACAAATCCTGCTTCTGCAACTTGGACTCACACTGAAACAACAACCAAGCCACATTCTGCTGAAAAGACCCGAGAAGACAGGTTATTAGAAACTATTGCAACCTCCGGTGGAGTTCGTCTGCAGCCAACTCGGGATGCACTTCAGGTCTTCCTTCTCGAGGCTTCAAAATTAGATGCCTTGGCTTTGACCCATGCCCTTGAGTCAAAGCTGCAATCACCTTCGTGGCAG GTTCGTGTGAAAGCAATCTGTGTCCTCGAGGCCATCTTGAGGAAAAAAGATGATGCTCACTTTGGTACTATGGCATCTTATTTCACTGAAAATAGAGATGTTGTGGTAAAATGCTATGAATCTCCCCAAGCATCATTAAGAGAAAAAGCAAACAAA GTCTTAAGTCTTCTGAATGATGGACAAACAGCTGATGCTGTGGCTCATGTAGATAGGTCAGCAAATGCTTGTAACCCTGCTGTCCAGATGCCTGACTTGATAGACACAGACAATTCTGATTATCTGTTTGGAGCAGATAATTTAACAAATATGCAGAGTAGTGAAGGAATAAAGATTGCATCCACCTCTGCCACCCCTCTGATGGATGATCTATTTGGAGACAAATCGGGCAGCAGCTTTAGTTCCAGccaaaagaaaaatgatgatgACCCCTTTGCTGATGTTTCTTTTCACACCAGTAATGAGAAAGCGCCTGAAGCTGATCTCTTTTCTGGAATGACGGTTGACAAATCAGATGCTACTGAAATCCATTCGGTGAATAATAGAAATGGACCTGAACTGTTTGATATCTTTGGTTCCAGTGTTGAAGTTCCTCGGGAGCCTAATAATTCTAGAAAGGATGTTCCTGATTTAATGAATAGTCTCTCTTTGAATGGGAATGAGTCATCCATGGAGCAGAATGGCAGCTCAGGGGCAACCCCCTATCAGAATATATTTCAAGAGCCCACTATTGATCCTCGTCATCAGGCTTCTAATGATGTCATGAATAGCATACTTTCTTCCCAGGCTGGTGGAGTTATTGCAAATCCCATGTTTCCTTTGGGTTCTATGCAGGATAACTTGCCTCCTGGCTTTGTGTTGAATCCATCATTTGCTCCTCAGGCTCTAAACTATAATGCTATGGGAAACATTTTTGCTCAGCAGCAACTCCTTGCAACGCTTTCCAGTTATCAGCAATTAGGGAGCATGCACTCATCCACTAGTGCTAGTCATGCTGCTGATTCTGCTGAAGTTTATGGTTCAGCTCTCCCCGATATCTTCAATGCTAGCATTTCTAAGCAAACTCCTACTTCCTTGATGAACACTTCGAAGAAAGAAGATACAAAGGCATTCGATTTTATCT